The Aedes aegypti strain LVP_AGWG chromosome 1, AaegL5.0 Primary Assembly, whole genome shotgun sequence sequence CCTAAGTGGGGCGGCCATGGAgaacttcaaaagaaattcttggaaatatcCTGTTGAGGGAAATTACTCCGAGGAAGCCTTATGCAAAGATCTCGGAGTACTTCATAAGTCCTGTTTGATCTCCTTCCGGCATAATGGTTAAGCCAGGCAGTCTTTTAAGATCCTATTTTCAGCTACCAGTACTACACTTCAATACTTTTAATTTTGGGCAATCCTGAGATGTTTCAAATCTTCTCCCTCTTTTCCCTCTTTTGCAGATCATTCAAGTATCCCGAAAACGGCACCCAAATGAGCTCCTTTTTCGATCTATTCGATCCGACGGCGTCCTCGTCGGAACACGATCTCAATGGCAATAGCAATAGCAGCAGCATCAGCAGTACCAGCAGCAGTAGCAACAATAGCAACAgcaacgaagacgacgacgatgacatGTTCCTGTCGTACGAAGAACTGCTGATCAAAAACTCCAACAGCCAGAAGCAGCCGGTTTCGATCCCCCCTCGGTTACAGAACCATCAACCGTTCGTACAGCAGCAATGCTCACCCTGCTCGCCGATGATCGATTTCGATCTGGACATTCTTCCTCCGGAGCCCCAGCTGGGCAACATCGAGTACAAACTGAAGCTAATCAACCCTTCCAAGCAACGATTCGAGCACCTGGTCACCCAGATGAAGTGGCGACTACGTGAAGGAAACGGCGAAGCCATCTACGAGATTGGAGTTTCTGATTCCGGACAGCTGCACGGATTGAGCGATGCCGACATGACCTGCTCGCTGCACACCCTGAACCAAATGGCTCGCAAGTTGGATGCTTCGACGTCGGTTCTCCGGCGGAAAGCACTGAGTGCTGGCCGCTCGGTGGTTGAAGTGCTGGTCCGGAAGATTCCCGACGATCAGCACAACATTGAAGTACGGGTCGCTGTGCTGGGTGGAGCCGATGCCGGCAAATCTACCCTCCTTGGTGTGCTAACTCAGGGTGAATTCGACAACGGCCGAGGACGGGCACGACTCAACATGTTCCGACATATGCACGAAATTCAAACAGGGCGAACCTCCTGTATTTCCCACGAAACGTTGGGATTCGACCAGCAGGGCAATGTAATCAACTACAAGTACAATGAAATGATGACGGCCGAGGAAATCAGCGACCGATCGACAAAATTGGTTACCTTCATGGATTTGGCTGGACATCGACGCTACCTTAAAACGACGGTACAGGCCCTCTCCGGATATTCACCCCACCACGCTCTGCTGGTGGTCGGTTCCGGAAGTACAATCAGCAACATGACCCAGGAACATCTTGCCATCGTACATGCCCTCGATATGCCCTTCTCGATTGTGGTCACCAAGTGCGACCTGATTCCACCGGACGACGTTCTGTTTGAGCTGAAGAATCTACTGACTGCCGTTGGCTATCGAAAAGTGCCATACCTGATAACGAACGAGGACGACGTGCTGAACGCAAATGCGCACCAAAGCGTCGAACAGATTGTTCCCATTTTCTGTGTTTCGAACGTGACCGGCGACGGGCTGGACCTGTTGACCAAGTATCTCTACGTTCTCTCTCCGGGCATCAGCAACTCGGAGAAGGAGCGACTCGAACAAGAACCGGTCGAGTTTCAAATTGACGAAATTTTCAAAGTGGCCGAAGTTGGCCTAGTGGTCGGTGGGCTCCTATGCAAGGGAGTGATTACCGAAAACATCCAGGT is a genomic window containing:
- the LOC5565953 gene encoding GTP-binding protein 2, whose product is MSSFFDLFDPTASSSEHDLNGNSNSSSISSTSSSSNNSNSNEDDDDDMFLSYEELLIKNSNSQKQPVSIPPRLQNHQPFVQQQCSPCSPMIDFDLDILPPEPQLGNIEYKLKLINPSKQRFEHLVTQMKWRLREGNGEAIYEIGVSDSGQLHGLSDADMTCSLHTLNQMARKLDASTSVLRRKALSAGRSVVEVLVRKIPDDQHNIEVRVAVLGGADAGKSTLLGVLTQGEFDNGRGRARLNMFRHMHEIQTGRTSCISHETLGFDQQGNVINYKYNEMMTAEEISDRSTKLVTFMDLAGHRRYLKTTVQALSGYSPHHALLVVGSGSTISNMTQEHLAIVHALDMPFSIVVTKCDLIPPDDVLFELKNLLTAVGYRKVPYLITNEDDVLNANAHQSVEQIVPIFCVSNVTGDGLDLLTKYLYVLSPGISNSEKERLEQEPVEFQIDEIFKVAEVGLVVGGLLCKGVITENIQVRIGPQLDGTFLPVTVQTIHRNKAPCRVVRAGQSASLSFYPGEDMPPLRRGMVILPDYEEEDTAYGSYFFQARVSVLFHATSIYEGFQTTMHIGSIRQTAVIVGIMGQTDGIRTNQTASVMFRFVRHPEYVRPGMRVLFREGTSKGIGKVTQVFPLNQKVN